The genomic segment GGGGAAAGTGGGGTGTTTCGGGTCGAGGGGTCCCTTGGGGCCGAGACTCACCATCTGGTGCGAAATCACGTCCTGCCCCGTGAGCATGCTCGAATATGCCGGGGTCGTCGGGATGTACGGCGAGAAGGCGTTCTCCACCAGGGTGCCCCGCGCCGCCAGCCGGTCGAAGTGCGGCGTGGTCAGGCGCCGGTACCCGTAGCAGCTCATGTGGTCGCGCCGGATGCTGTCAATGGCGAAAATCAGGATGTTCGGCAGTTTCTTGGCCATTCGGGACGGTCCTTCTCGGTTGGTTAACGCCCGCCGCACGCTTTCAGGCAGGCGTTCAGGTATCCGTAACTTTCAGCGGCGATGACGGCGCAGCGGCACAGGGGATACTCCGCCGCGCCGATGACCTCCAGATTCACCGGGCCATTATACCCCGCCTCCACCAGCACTTGGCAGTATCCCGCCAGGTCTATTTCGCCGCGGCCGCAGGCCTGCATCTCCGGCGCGCCCGGGGAGGGGCCGGGGCCCGCGCAGTCGCGGATGTGGACGTGTTTCACGCGGGAAACCACCTCGCGCAGCGCCTCTTTCGGGACTTCGCCGCCCCGGTGGATGTGGCTGGGGTCCATGTCAATGCCGAAGGCGGGGGAGTGGATTTCCGCCATGGCGCGGAGCGTGGTCGGCGTGTTCCAGATGGCCGCGCCCACGTGCGCCTTCACGCACAGGGTCACGCCGAAAGGCTCCGCCTTCTCCGCCATGGCCGCCAGCGTTTCTATGCTGCGCTTCAGGTCGTCCCCGTTGTTC from the Candidatus Hydrogenedentota bacterium genome contains:
- a CDS encoding sugar phosphate isomerase/epimerase — its product is MLKLGVNTVLFGGQGLRAAMEHIKWTGYDACEISAIKGMCEHLCLDGWKAQAAELKALSEGLELPVTAMEVASLEEERLMPAFEAGAALGIPVVNVGPGGAMNNGDDLKRSIETLAAMAEKAEPFGVTLCVKAHVGAAIWNTPTTLRAMAEIHSPAFGIDMDPSHIHRGGEVPKEALREVVSRVKHVHIRDCAGPGPSPGAPEMQACGRGEIDLAGYCQVLVEAGYNGPVNLEVIGAAEYPLCRCAVIAAESYGYLNACLKACGGR